One stretch of Tepidibacter hydrothermalis DNA includes these proteins:
- the hpdB gene encoding 4-hydroxyphenylacetate decarboxylase large subunit has protein sequence MDDSKKMKLADILASKGLSINYQYGGSAPEEMVDREVKKEPTPRAKRLRDIFYNTLSTANMEFPYWYNRKFNELEGEITVVRRALALKEAFSRLTPNIIPGEKLVMQKTYNYRGSFPMPWLSESFFVAKESELYKAALETGSASSGELSEFGNGGGNVTKSFGNVVSIAGKFGMRKEEIPVLLKVANEWVGKSVEDLGHKYEKMVPDYEVKENIMRSLVCMFDSGFTLPQGREVINYYYPLQYGFDKLIEMAKECKDEVAGNAGGDGVVGMDRLYFYDAVIHAIEGIQTWILNYSKHARRLEKIAKNEEDKKEYMEIANCLENIAHKKPATFREALQLSYTLHISVLNEDAISGLSIGRLGQVLYPWYEQDIEAGKITKEEVLELLELYRIKITCIDCFASTGVVGGVLSGNTFNNLSLGGLTPDGQSATNDLEMLIVEAGITCSTPQPTLSVLYDEKLPEKFLLKCIECDKTGAGYPAWMNNRGGIEFMMNQYSPEGMTIEEARSFAIGGCLETSPGCWKELDLNGKKYKIPGGAGQPTSVGVHFVANPKVLELVLTNGVDNRTGTKVFEPHNRKLETYEELIDTFKMYYEKAVDVLAKTNNVQHDIWRKQNMSVVNSFLKPDCLSKGQHIGNMGYKYNATFNVESCGTVTMVNSLAAIKKIVYDDKKFTLKDLESAIINNFGFRNALETRNFSMMDQEKVDTSGKYDDIYGECLMAPKYGNDNPYADNILKGYEDWFCSMSKNAMSLYAKPMYACQISVSTHGAQGAATLATADGRLAGTTYSDGSMSAYPGTDKNGPYALFESATVWDHSNSQNSQMNMKIHPSALRGGQGTKHLLDLTRSYMRKGGFHIQYNIVDSKVLRDAQENPDNYRDLMVRVAGFTQYWCEIGKPIQDEVISRTEYEGV, from the coding sequence ATGGATGATAGTAAAAAAATGAAGCTCGCTGATATTTTGGCTTCTAAAGGATTATCAATTAATTATCAGTACGGAGGAAGTGCTCCTGAGGAGATGGTTGATAGAGAGGTAAAAAAAGAACCAACTCCAAGAGCTAAGAGGTTAAGGGATATATTTTATAATACATTATCAACTGCTAATATGGAGTTTCCTTATTGGTACAACCGTAAGTTTAATGAGCTTGAAGGTGAGATTACAGTAGTTAGAAGAGCTCTTGCTTTAAAAGAAGCTTTTTCAAGACTTACACCAAATATTATTCCTGGTGAGAAGCTTGTTATGCAAAAGACTTATAATTATAGAGGGTCTTTTCCTATGCCATGGCTTTCCGAAAGCTTCTTCGTAGCCAAAGAAAGTGAACTATACAAAGCAGCTCTTGAAACAGGAAGCGCAAGTTCTGGAGAGTTAAGTGAATTTGGAAATGGTGGAGGAAATGTTACAAAGAGCTTTGGAAATGTAGTTTCTATTGCTGGTAAGTTTGGAATGAGAAAAGAAGAAATTCCAGTTCTTCTAAAAGTTGCAAATGAGTGGGTAGGAAAGTCAGTTGAGGATTTAGGACATAAATACGAGAAAATGGTTCCGGATTATGAGGTTAAAGAAAATATAATGAGAAGTTTGGTTTGTATGTTTGACTCAGGATTTACTCTACCTCAAGGAAGAGAAGTAATAAATTATTATTATCCTCTTCAATATGGATTTGACAAACTTATAGAGATGGCTAAGGAATGTAAGGATGAGGTTGCTGGAAATGCAGGTGGAGATGGAGTAGTAGGTATGGACAGACTTTATTTCTATGATGCTGTAATCCATGCTATAGAAGGTATTCAAACTTGGATATTAAATTATTCAAAGCATGCAAGAAGACTTGAAAAAATAGCTAAGAATGAAGAAGATAAAAAAGAGTACATGGAGATAGCTAATTGTTTAGAAAATATAGCTCATAAAAAACCAGCTACATTCAGAGAAGCACTTCAATTATCATATACCCTACATATTTCAGTTTTAAATGAAGATGCTATATCTGGATTATCAATAGGAAGATTAGGTCAAGTACTATATCCTTGGTATGAACAAGATATTGAAGCAGGAAAGATAACTAAGGAAGAAGTATTAGAACTTTTAGAATTATATAGAATAAAAATTACATGTATAGACTGTTTTGCATCAACTGGAGTTGTTGGAGGAGTTTTATCAGGAAATACATTTAATAACTTAAGTCTTGGTGGACTTACTCCTGATGGACAATCAGCTACTAATGATCTTGAGATGCTGATAGTTGAAGCGGGTATAACGTGCTCAACACCTCAACCTACTTTATCAGTTCTTTATGATGAGAAACTTCCAGAGAAGTTCTTATTAAAATGTATAGAATGTGATAAAACTGGTGCAGGGTATCCGGCTTGGATGAATAATAGAGGCGGAATAGAATTCATGATGAATCAATATTCACCTGAGGGAATGACTATTGAAGAAGCTAGATCTTTTGCAATAGGAGGATGTCTTGAAACATCGCCAGGTTGTTGGAAAGAACTTGATTTAAACGGTAAGAAATATAAAATACCTGGAGGCGCAGGTCAACCTACAAGCGTTGGTGTTCACTTTGTAGCAAATCCTAAGGTATTAGAGTTAGTACTTACTAATGGAGTAGATAACAGAACAGGAACTAAGGTATTTGAGCCTCACAATAGAAAGCTTGAGACTTATGAAGAGTTAATTGATACATTCAAGATGTATTATGAAAAGGCAGTTGATGTTTTAGCTAAAACTAATAATGTACAGCATGATATATGGCGTAAACAGAATATGTCAGTTGTAAACTCTTTCTTAAAGCCAGATTGTCTATCTAAAGGACAACACATTGGTAATATGGGATATAAATATAATGCTACATTTAATGTTGAAAGCTGTGGAACTGTAACTATGGTAAATTCATTAGCTGCAATTAAAAAGATAGTGTACGATGATAAGAAGTTCACTCTTAAAGATTTAGAAAGTGCCATTATAAATAACTTTGGATTTAGAAATGCTCTTGAAACAAGAAATTTCTCAATGATGGATCAAGAAAAAGTAGATACTAGTGGAAAATATGATGATATATATGGAGAATGCTTAATGGCTCCTAAATACGGAAATGACAATCCTTATGCAGATAATATCCTTAAGGGATATGAGGATTGGTTCTGTAGTATGTCAAAGAATGCTATGTCACTTTATGCAAAACCTATGTATGCTTGTCAAATATCAGTTTCAACTCATGGAGCACAAGGTGCTGCAACGCTTGCTACAGCTGATGGAAGACTTGCAGGAACAACCTATTCAGATGGTTCAATGTCAGCTTACCCTGGAACTGATAAAAATGGACCTTATGCTTTATTTGAATCAGCTACAGTTTGGGATCATTCAAATTCTCAAAACTCTCAGATGAATATGAAGATACATCCAAGTGCATTAAGAGGAGGGCAAGGAACTAAGCATCTATTAGATTTAACACGCTCATATATGAGAAAAGGTGGGTTCCATATACAATACAATATAGTTGACTCTAAGGTGTTAAGAGATGCACAAGAAAATCCTGATAATTATAGAGATCTTATGGTAAGAGTTGCAGGATTTACACAATACTGGTGTGAGATAGGTAAGCCTATTCAAGATGAAGTTATTTCAAGAACAGAATATGAAGGAGTGTAG
- a CDS encoding DUF2971 domain-containing protein — protein MQRWKEEYAELMFFNVTEDYCEIKKRIEQAKKMKYDKMQQSLYKYCKIDEYTEWNLKNNAVWLTRADKFNDPYDSAYTIETFNVENLFKNSLLENIKKRLREEGKNIDFITMEISKLCDRSTKSIIEYSIDKYPESMLLHENIDKINEVLINQIYKEKNYRWKELNKSLQQNTFISCFSEKNNDIIMWSHYANYNKGLCIEYDFKQLGLDNYLNSLIQPVLYTDRKFDLVKSKQIKSLVNKYLAMTKFMGWAYEAEWRLIEQCPDKSILPSHTDEGISYCVPKPKAIYFGSRCSKKDQKRIMDIVDKKEILLYRMELQSNRFELKPILLE, from the coding sequence ATGCAAAGGTGGAAAGAAGAATATGCTGAATTAATGTTTTTTAATGTTACCGAAGATTATTGTGAAATTAAAAAAAGAATCGAACAAGCCAAAAAGATGAAATATGATAAGATGCAGCAATCACTATATAAATATTGCAAAATAGATGAATATACCGAATGGAATTTGAAAAATAATGCAGTGTGGTTAACAAGAGCTGATAAATTTAATGATCCATATGATAGTGCTTATACAATAGAGACTTTTAATGTTGAAAATTTGTTCAAAAATTCATTATTGGAAAACATAAAAAAACGCTTACGAGAAGAAGGAAAAAATATAGATTTTATAACTATGGAAATTAGTAAATTATGTGATAGATCGACTAAATCTATAATTGAGTATAGTATTGATAAATATCCTGAATCCATGTTGCTACATGAAAATATTGATAAAATTAATGAAGTGTTAATTAATCAAATATATAAAGAAAAAAACTATCGTTGGAAAGAATTGAATAAGAGCTTGCAACAGAATACTTTTATAAGTTGTTTTAGCGAAAAAAACAATGATATCATAATGTGGAGTCATTATGCTAATTACAATAAAGGTTTGTGCATTGAATATGATTTTAAACAATTAGGATTAGATAATTATTTAAATTCTTTAATTCAACCTGTATTATATACTGATAGGAAATTTGATTTGGTTAAAAGTAAACAAATCAAATCTTTAGTAAATAAATATTTAGCAATGACTAAGTTTATGGGTTGGGCCTATGAAGCTGAGTGGAGATTAATTGAACAATGTCCTGATAAATCAATTTTACCGTCACATACAGACGAAGGTATTAGTTACTGTGTACCTAAACCAAAAGCAATCTATTTCGGGTCGAGATGCTCTAAAAAGGATCAAAAGAGAATAATGGATATTGTAGATAAAAAAGAAATACTATTATACAGAATGGAACTGCAATCAAATCGTTTTGAGCTAAAACCAATTTTACTGGAGTAA
- a CDS encoding DUF1349 domain-containing protein yields the protein MYEFNVKDLKWFFEPQNYSIENDRVEITTDPNTDFWQRTYYGFRNDNAHVLYITTDERYFSFTVKTEFNTTALFDQCGVVIYQNSENWVKAGIEFHDNNTAWLGSVVTNHGYSDWATTDIGESVKYMWYRLSRRESDYCLENSFDGINFKQMRIFHLFEGEKEINFGLLACSPSKNSFKATFTEMKMTECLWKEHKA from the coding sequence GTGTATGAATTTAATGTAAAAGATTTAAAATGGTTTTTTGAACCTCAAAACTATTCAATCGAAAATGATAGGGTTGAGATTACAACAGATCCTAATACTGATTTTTGGCAAAGGACTTATTATGGATTTAGAAATGATAATGCTCACGTTCTTTATATTACAACAGATGAAAGATATTTTTCATTTACAGTAAAGACGGAGTTTAATACTACAGCATTGTTTGATCAATGTGGAGTTGTGATTTATCAAAATAGTGAGAATTGGGTAAAGGCGGGAATAGAATTTCATGATAATAATACTGCATGGCTTGGAAGTGTTGTAACGAATCATGGATATTCTGATTGGGCAACTACAGATATAGGTGAGTCGGTAAAATATATGTGGTATAGATTAAGCAGACGAGAAAGTGATTACTGCCTTGAAAATTCTTTTGATGGTATAAATTTTAAGCAGATGAGAATTTTTCACTTGTTTGAAGGTGAAAAAGAAATTAATTTTGGATTACTTGCATGTTCACCAAGTAAAAATTCTTTTAAGGCTACATTTACTGAAATGAAGATGACAGAGTGTCTATGGAAAGAGCATAAAGCATAA
- the hpdC gene encoding 4-hydroxyphenylacetate decarboxylase small subunit, protein MLKHNDCLNFSPMDAAKGICRITGNIINIDSDVCEAFELCPKCRNCSHFKNSDKDELGMCTGLDKDNWTYGDLNAITCSSHELKK, encoded by the coding sequence ATGTTAAAACACAATGATTGTTTAAATTTTTCACCTATGGATGCTGCAAAGGGAATTTGTAGAATTACAGGAAATATAATAAATATAGATTCTGATGTATGTGAAGCATTTGAACTATGTCCTAAATGTAGAAATTGTTCTCACTTTAAAAACTCTGATAAAGATGAACTAGGAATGTGCACAGGTCTTGATAAAGATAATTGGACATATGGAGATTTAAATGCTATAACTTGTAGCTCACACGAATTAAAAAAATAA
- a CDS encoding GerAB/ArcD/ProY family transporter yields MNKEAISGKQAVCIMILFFSGTSAIMTRGLEAEQDLWLAIILSVSITLPMVLIYAHLHYIFKDKDLFDILEICFGKFIGKGISILYVWFFLDIMAVVIRNISQFITITSMTDTSLIIPMILIGILCIWSVKEGIEVIGRWGECFIIIYIACILIIIILAIFENGIISLNPMLYKGMKPVMEGAFFTFTFPFGEVIVFTAAFSGFKMGTSSYKVYIRGLFIGGLIVLVTSITTILILGVALAQNLHYPAYSAIARLSIGDVLQRLEVIIAIIFILGGFIKSSIYLLATCRGFTKIFEYKDYRFIVTPVTLLIINLSYFEFDSIMDYVDWNVEVYPYYAVPFLVILPIIILITAEIKKKRLFINQNI; encoded by the coding sequence GTGAATAAGGAAGCCATATCTGGTAAGCAGGCTGTGTGTATCATGATTCTATTTTTCTCAGGGACTTCTGCAATAATGACAAGGGGATTAGAGGCTGAACAAGATTTGTGGCTAGCTATTATTCTATCAGTATCTATCACATTGCCTATGGTACTTATATATGCGCACCTCCATTATATTTTTAAAGATAAAGATTTATTTGATATTCTTGAAATTTGTTTTGGCAAATTCATTGGAAAGGGAATTAGTATATTATATGTTTGGTTTTTCTTGGATATAATGGCGGTGGTTATAAGAAATATAAGTCAATTTATTACTATTACGTCTATGACTGATACTTCTTTAATTATACCAATGATACTTATTGGTATTTTATGCATTTGGTCGGTAAAAGAAGGAATTGAAGTAATCGGAAGATGGGGAGAATGTTTCATAATTATATATATTGCTTGTATATTGATTATAATAATATTAGCAATTTTTGAGAATGGTATCATTAGTTTAAACCCCATGTTATATAAAGGTATGAAGCCAGTCATGGAAGGTGCTTTTTTTACATTTACATTTCCTTTTGGCGAGGTAATAGTATTTACTGCGGCTTTTTCTGGTTTTAAAATGGGAACATCTTCTTATAAAGTTTATATACGAGGTTTATTTATAGGAGGATTAATAGTACTTGTAACTTCTATAACTACTATTTTAATTTTAGGAGTAGCTTTAGCTCAAAACTTACATTATCCTGCTTATAGTGCTATTGCACGATTAAGTATAGGGGACGTTTTACAAAGGTTAGAAGTAATAATAGCCATTATATTCATATTAGGAGGTTTTATAAAATCTAGCATATATTTGTTGGCTACGTGTAGAGGATTTACTAAGATATTTGAATATAAAGATTATAGATTCATAGTAACACCTGTTACTTTGCTGATAATTAATCTGTCTTATTTTGAATTTGATAGTATTATGGATTACGTTGACTGGAATGTGGAAGTATACCCATATTACGCCGTTCCTTTTTTAGTAATTTTACCTATTATCATACTTATTACTGCTGAAATAAAGAAGAAACGATTGTTTATTAATCAAAATATATAA